In Paracoccus fistulariae, a single window of DNA contains:
- a CDS encoding acyl-CoA synthetase: protein MSSRFATYDDRNAVEEEMPYEARDLPKTLYGFLSRTAERFPNRPAISFQLLAGPNDHATTLSWQEFHERVTETANLFRSLGVGPNDTVAYLLPNSIETPVVLVAGATAGIVNPINPLLDATQIAGILRETGAKVLVTLKAFPKTDVAEKAAEAVAEAPNVTHIVQIDLNRHLTGLKKFIVPLIRPKVKARHHAKVLDFEPATSSQKHTRLDFEDVQEDRVAAYFHTGGTTGTPKVAQHKYSGMIYNGWLGGSLLFDENDVLMCPLPMFHVFAAYPILMSCIASGAHVVMPTPAGYRGDGVFDNFWKLLERWQCSFLITVPTAISALMQRPVDADVSSLRTAISGSAPLPIELYNRFKAATGVEIAEGYGLTEATCLVSCNPVDGMKKVGSVGIPLPYTHIRILNHDDAGNVHECATDVVGEICISNPGVFPGSTYTEADKNHRLFTEERYLRTGDLGRLDADGYLWITGRAKDLIIRGGHNIDPAEIEDGLLSHPAVAFAGAIGQPDAFAGELPSCYVELVAGADVTTEELMEHARQNIHERAAVPKHLEIVAELPKTAIGKIFKPELRKMAITRVYNAALEGTGAHVIEVVDDKKRGLVARLSRENCPDEEAVKARLGEFTRPWEWV from the coding sequence ATGAGCAGCCGCTTTGCAACCTATGACGACCGGAACGCGGTCGAGGAAGAAATGCCCTATGAGGCGCGCGATCTTCCAAAGACCCTCTATGGGTTCCTGTCACGCACGGCCGAGCGCTTTCCGAACCGGCCTGCGATCAGCTTTCAATTGCTGGCAGGGCCGAATGATCACGCCACGACGCTCAGCTGGCAGGAGTTCCACGAGCGCGTCACCGAAACCGCCAACCTGTTCCGCAGCCTTGGCGTCGGTCCGAATGACACCGTCGCCTATCTGTTGCCGAACAGCATCGAAACCCCGGTCGTTCTGGTGGCAGGCGCCACGGCCGGGATCGTCAATCCGATCAACCCGCTGCTGGACGCGACCCAGATCGCGGGCATCCTGCGTGAGACAGGGGCAAAGGTTCTGGTCACGCTGAAGGCCTTCCCGAAAACCGATGTGGCCGAAAAGGCGGCCGAGGCCGTGGCTGAAGCGCCGAATGTCACCCATATCGTGCAGATCGACCTGAACCGGCACCTGACGGGGCTGAAGAAATTCATCGTGCCGCTGATCCGCCCGAAGGTGAAGGCCCGCCACCACGCCAAGGTGCTGGATTTCGAACCCGCGACCAGCAGCCAGAAACATACCCGCCTTGATTTCGAGGATGTGCAGGAAGATCGCGTCGCCGCCTATTTCCACACCGGCGGCACCACCGGCACGCCCAAGGTCGCCCAGCACAAATATTCGGGGATGATCTATAACGGCTGGCTGGGCGGCTCGTTGCTGTTTGACGAAAACGACGTGCTGATGTGCCCGCTGCCGATGTTCCACGTCTTTGCGGCCTATCCGATCCTGATGTCCTGCATCGCCTCGGGGGCGCATGTGGTGATGCCGACGCCTGCGGGCTATCGCGGCGACGGCGTTTTCGACAATTTCTGGAAGCTGCTGGAACGCTGGCAATGCAGCTTCCTGATCACGGTTCCCACGGCCATCTCTGCGCTGATGCAGCGGCCGGTGGATGCCGATGTCTCATCGCTGCGCACGGCGATTTCCGGCTCGGCCCCGCTGCCGATCGAGCTTTACAACCGCTTCAAGGCGGCCACGGGGGTGGAGATCGCCGAAGGATATGGCCTGACCGAGGCGACCTGTCTGGTCAGCTGTAACCCGGTTGACGGGATGAAGAAGGTAGGCTCGGTCGGCATCCCCCTGCCCTATACCCATATCCGCATCCTGAACCACGACGATGCGGGCAATGTGCATGAATGCGCCACCGATGTGGTCGGAGAGATCTGCATTTCGAACCCCGGCGTCTTTCCCGGCTCGACCTATACCGAGGCCGACAAGAACCACCGCCTTTTCACCGAAGAGCGGTATCTGCGCACGGGCGATCTGGGCCGACTGGATGCGGATGGCTATCTGTGGATCACCGGCCGCGCCAAGGATCTGATCATCCGCGGCGGTCACAATATCGACCCGGCCGAGATCGAGGACGGGTTGCTCAGCCATCCCGCCGTGGCCTTCGCCGGCGCCATCGGCCAGCCCGACGCCTTCGCGGGCGAATTGCCCAGCTGCTATGTCGAACTGGTCGCCGGCGCAGATGTCACCACCGAAGAGCTGATGGAGCATGCGCGCCAGAACATCCACGAACGCGCCGCAGTGCCGAAACATCTGGAAATCGTGGCAGAGCTTCCGAAAACCGCAATCGGCAAGATCTTCAAGCCCGAGCTGCGCAAGATGGCCATCACCCGCGTCTACAATGCGGCGTTGGAAGGCACGGGCGCCCATGTGATCGAGGTTGTCGATGACAAGAAGCGCGGCCTGGTCGCCAGGCTGTCGCGCGAAAACTGCCCCGATGAAGAGGCCGTCAAGGCCCGGCTGGGAGAGTTCACTCGCCCCTGGGAATGGGTCTGA
- the lysM gene encoding peptidoglycan-binding protein LysM has product MAIWDFVKDAGKSIFGKAEAATPKTAETPEKPGQDAETTRKVEALKAELRALNLDSSDVHLTLRGDTVKVESRGADRETLEKLVLAVGNIEGIAKVEADLPEEAGAKDPVFHTVEKGETLSAIAKKYLGDANKYHAIFEANRPMLSDPDKIYPGQKLRIPQ; this is encoded by the coding sequence ATGGCCATCTGGGACTTCGTAAAAGACGCGGGCAAGTCGATTTTCGGCAAGGCCGAAGCGGCTACGCCGAAAACCGCCGAGACCCCCGAAAAGCCGGGTCAGGACGCCGAAACGACCCGCAAGGTCGAGGCGCTGAAGGCGGAATTGCGCGCATTGAATCTGGACAGCAGCGATGTCCACCTGACGCTGCGCGGCGATACCGTCAAAGTCGAATCGCGCGGCGCTGATCGCGAGACGCTTGAAAAGCTGGTGCTTGCGGTCGGCAATATCGAAGGCATCGCCAAGGTCGAGGCCGATCTGCCGGAAGAAGCCGGTGCCAAGGATCCGGTCTTCCACACCGTCGAAAAGGGCGAAACCCTGTCGGCCATTGCCAAGAAATATCTGGGCGATGCCAATAAATATCACGCCATTTTCGAGGCAAACCGCCCGATGCTCAGCGATCCCGACAAGATCTATCCCGGCCAGAAGCTGCGCATTCCGCAGTAA
- a CDS encoding CAP domain-containing protein: MLFMGCLVLLTACAKTTSYTSTKSPVRDPYAVQAIAPGDATCLKTSTAENRHGARATNAMRSRAGLPPVRANTLLAKVAAAHACDMAKRGRMTHLGTRTSGPGERVKRAGYRPMVTAENIAAGPFSQPRVLREWNISSGHRDNIMIPQVSEYGIGRAIGSDGRTRFWTAVYAAPK; the protein is encoded by the coding sequence ATGCTTTTCATGGGGTGTCTGGTGCTGCTGACCGCTTGCGCCAAGACGACCTCTTATACCTCGACCAAAAGCCCCGTCCGCGATCCCTATGCGGTTCAGGCCATCGCGCCCGGCGATGCGACCTGCCTCAAGACCAGCACCGCCGAGAACCGTCACGGCGCCAGGGCGACGAATGCGATGCGCAGCCGGGCGGGCCTGCCGCCGGTACGGGCCAATACCTTGCTGGCCAAGGTTGCCGCCGCCCATGCCTGCGACATGGCAAAACGGGGCCGGATGACCCATCTGGGGACGCGGACCTCTGGTCCGGGCGAGCGGGTGAAGAGGGCGGGTTACCGACCAATGGTTACGGCCGAGAATATCGCCGCGGGTCCGTTCAGCCAGCCCCGCGTGCTGAGAGAGTGGAACATCTCGTCAGGGCATCGCGACAATATCATGATCCCGCAGGTCAGCGAATATGGCATCGGGCGGGCCATCGGCTCGGATGGGCGGACGCGCTTCTGGACGGCCGTTTATGCGGCGCCGAAATAA
- a CDS encoding ABC transporter transmembrane domain-containing protein codes for MARSNPPLEDRPTSKRVGALRALLPFVMPYRGQVLIAIVALVLTSAISLVLPLAVRRVVDNFDDGAGLLNEYFTAALVIVGLLALGTAARYFFVTRLGERVVADIRKAVFARVVTLSPAFFERVMTGEILSRITTDTTLIQSVIGSSLSIALRNMLILAGGLLMLALTSVKLMGLVLLIVPTILVPIIVLGRRLRRLSRANQDWIATSSGAASETLLAAQTVQAYTHEARSIAQFDAATEKSFDVALHRIRTRALMTAIVIFLIFAGVIGVLWIGARDVRMGVMTAGELVQFVIYAILVATSSGALSEIWGELQRAAGATERLGELLAARDDLTDPAQPVALPRPVRGHIALDSVSFRYPSRPDISALEDISLTIAPGETVALVGPSGAGKTTIIQLVQRFWDPASGSVALDGIDLRDMRRDDFRQAMALVPQDPVIFAATAAENIRLGRPDASDADVRAAAQAAHAADFIEALPQGYDTALGERGVMLSGGQRQRIAIARAILRDAPVLLLDEATSALDAESEALVQEAVAKLSQNRTTIVIAHRLATVKKADRIIVLEHGRIVAEGTHETLVAQGSLYARLARMQFTDQTPEQPAQSDQPGSARAAG; via the coding sequence ATGGCACGCAGCAATCCCCCACTGGAAGATCGCCCCACCAGCAAGCGGGTCGGCGCCCTGCGCGCGCTGCTGCCCTTTGTCATGCCCTATCGCGGGCAGGTGCTGATCGCCATCGTGGCGCTGGTGCTGACCTCGGCGATCAGCCTGGTCCTGCCGCTGGCGGTGCGCCGTGTCGTCGATAATTTCGACGATGGCGCGGGCCTGCTGAACGAATATTTCACCGCGGCGCTGGTCATCGTCGGCCTGCTGGCGCTTGGCACGGCGGCCCGCTATTTCTTCGTGACCCGGCTGGGCGAGCGTGTCGTGGCCGATATCCGCAAGGCCGTCTTTGCCCGCGTCGTCACCCTGAGCCCCGCCTTTTTCGAGCGGGTGATGACCGGAGAGATCCTGTCGCGCATCACCACCGATACGACGCTGATCCAATCGGTGATCGGTTCGTCCCTGTCCATCGCGCTGCGCAACATGCTGATCCTTGCGGGCGGGCTTTTGATGCTGGCGCTGACCTCGGTCAAGCTGATGGGGCTGGTTCTGCTGATCGTACCGACGATCCTGGTGCCGATCATCGTGCTGGGGCGCAGACTGCGCCGCCTGTCGCGCGCCAATCAGGACTGGATCGCGACCTCTTCCGGCGCGGCGTCCGAGACGCTGCTGGCCGCGCAGACCGTGCAGGCCTACACGCACGAGGCCCGCAGCATCGCGCAATTCGATGCCGCCACGGAAAAATCCTTCGATGTCGCGCTGCACCGGATCCGCACCCGCGCCCTGATGACGGCCATCGTGATCTTCCTGATCTTCGCGGGGGTGATCGGCGTGCTGTGGATCGGCGCCCGCGACGTCCGCATGGGCGTGATGACGGCGGGTGAGCTGGTGCAATTCGTCATCTATGCCATTCTGGTCGCCACCTCATCCGGCGCCCTGTCCGAGATCTGGGGAGAGTTGCAGCGCGCCGCAGGTGCGACCGAACGGCTGGGCGAATTGCTGGCCGCGCGGGATGATCTGACTGATCCGGCACAGCCCGTCGCACTGCCGCGCCCGGTCAGGGGGCATATCGCGCTGGACTCTGTCAGCTTTCGCTATCCCTCGCGTCCCGATATCTCGGCACTGGAGGATATCAGCCTGACCATCGCGCCGGGCGAAACGGTTGCGCTGGTCGGCCCCTCGGGCGCGGGCAAGACCACGATCATTCAACTGGTGCAGCGTTTCTGGGATCCGGCATCGGGCAGCGTCGCGCTGGACGGGATCGACCTGCGCGACATGCGTCGCGACGATTTCCGGCAGGCGATGGCGCTGGTCCCGCAGGATCCGGTGATCTTTGCAGCCACTGCCGCCGAAAATATCCGGCTTGGCCGCCCCGATGCCAGCGATGCCGATGTCCGGGCCGCAGCGCAGGCCGCACATGCCGCCGATTTCATCGAGGCGCTGCCGCAGGGCTATGACACCGCGCTTGGCGAGCGTGGAGTGATGTTGTCGGGCGGCCAGCGCCAGCGCATCGCTATCGCGCGTGCCATCCTGCGCGACGCGCCGGTGCTGCTGCTGGACGAGGCGACAAGCGCGCTGGACGCGGAATCCGAGGCGCTGGTGCAGGAGGCCGTCGCCAAGCTGTCGCAGAACCGGACCACGATTGTCATCGCCCATCGCCTTGCCACGGTGAAGAAGGCAGACCGGATCATCGTGCTGGAACATGGCCGCATCGTGGCCGAGGGCACGCATGAGACACTGGTCGCGCAGGGCAGCCTTTACGCCCGTCTGGCACGCATGCAATTCACCGATCAGACGCCCGAGCAGCCTGCGCAATCTGACCAGCCCGGCTCGGCCCGGGCCGCAGGCTAG
- a CDS encoding 5'-methylthioadenosine/S-adenosylhomocysteine nucleosidase (Enables the cleavage of the glycosidic bond in both 5'-methylthioadenosine and S-adenosylhomocysteine), whose product MTHHMPDQIAGVPVLFVMAVDAEYGDHLRRRITPLFTGIGPVEGGVKLTMALARMHVPPRLIVSLGSAGSASLMQGEVYQVTAVGYRDMDASPLGFEKGQTPLLDLPVRVRLPLRIPNIPDATLSTGANIVSGATYDEIAEDMVDMETFAHLRAAQQFGIPLIGLRGISDGAEELRGLSDWTQYLHLVDERLAAAVDALSQAISDRDIEL is encoded by the coding sequence ATGACACATCACATGCCGGATCAGATCGCGGGGGTGCCGGTCCTGTTCGTCATGGCCGTGGATGCCGAATATGGCGATCACCTGAGGCGGCGGATCACCCCCCTGTTCACCGGCATCGGCCCGGTCGAGGGCGGCGTGAAGCTGACCATGGCGCTGGCGCGGATGCATGTCCCGCCCCGGCTGATCGTCTCGCTTGGCTCGGCCGGATCGGCCAGCCTGATGCAGGGAGAGGTCTATCAGGTCACCGCCGTCGGCTATCGCGACATGGACGCCTCGCCCCTGGGCTTCGAAAAGGGACAGACCCCGCTGCTGGATCTGCCGGTGCGTGTCCGCCTGCCCCTGCGCATCCCGAATATCCCGGATGCGACCCTTTCGACCGGGGCGAATATCGTCAGCGGCGCGACCTATGACGAGATTGCCGAGGATATGGTCGATATGGAAACCTTCGCCCATCTGCGCGCCGCGCAGCAATTCGGCATCCCGCTGATCGGCCTGCGCGGCATTTCCGACGGGGCCGAGGAATTGCGTGGCCTGTCGGATTGGACGCAATACCTGCACCTTGTCGACGAAAGGCTGGCGGCGGCTGTGGACGCTTTGTCGCAGGCCATTTCCGATCGCGATATAGAGCTTTAA
- the zapE gene encoding cell division protein ZapE produces MGKISDLYQQRVADGKLTPDPAQTGILPYMDRVLAELSSAPSGTEARPKSRWRSFFGSREEVAGQAQVKGLYLWGGVGRGKSMLMDLMAEASPVPSRRVHFHEFMQEIQAGLNAARQRGEQDTVKPVAMEVARKVRLLCFDEMQITDIADAMIVGRLFQVLFDQGVVVVTTSNRVPEDLYKNGLNRQLFLPFIELIRERMEVVELASQTDHRQGRVAGGQVWFSPANAEARSEMDAIWAELTKGAEVGPCVINVGNRSYELPAATNDAARGSFWDLCGQPLGPADYLALAQRVDVLLIDEIPRLSSSYYNEAKRFVTLIDALYEAKVRLIASAADQPEQLYNEGEGSFEFERTASRLREMQDASWGADRA; encoded by the coding sequence ATGGGCAAGATCAGCGATCTGTATCAGCAGCGCGTGGCCGACGGGAAACTGACCCCGGATCCGGCGCAAACCGGGATTCTGCCCTATATGGACAGGGTGCTGGCGGAGCTGTCCTCGGCCCCCTCTGGCACCGAGGCCCGTCCGAAGTCGCGCTGGCGGTCGTTTTTCGGCAGCCGGGAAGAGGTTGCCGGTCAGGCGCAGGTCAAGGGGCTGTATCTGTGGGGCGGCGTCGGGCGCGGCAAGTCGATGCTGATGGATCTGATGGCCGAGGCGTCGCCCGTGCCATCCCGGCGCGTGCATTTCCACGAATTCATGCAGGAAATTCAGGCGGGGCTGAACGCTGCCCGCCAGCGCGGAGAGCAGGACACCGTCAAGCCCGTCGCGATGGAGGTCGCCCGCAAGGTCCGGCTGCTGTGTTTCGACGAAATGCAGATCACCGATATTGCCGATGCGATGATCGTCGGGCGGCTGTTTCAGGTGCTGTTCGATCAGGGCGTGGTGGTGGTCACGACCTCGAACCGGGTGCCCGAGGATCTGTACAAGAACGGGTTGAACCGCCAGCTTTTCCTGCCCTTCATCGAATTGATCCGCGAGCGGATGGAGGTCGTGGAACTGGCCAGCCAGACCGATCACCGTCAGGGCCGCGTGGCGGGCGGGCAGGTCTGGTTCAGCCCGGCAAATGCCGAGGCGCGGTCGGAAATGGATGCGATCTGGGCCGAATTGACCAAGGGCGCAGAGGTCGGCCCCTGCGTCATCAATGTCGGCAATCGCAGCTATGAACTGCCTGCCGCCACCAATGATGCGGCGCGGGGCAGTTTCTGGGATCTGTGCGGCCAGCCTTTGGGGCCTGCAGATTATCTGGCGCTGGCGCAGCGGGTCGATGTTCTGCTGATCGACGAAATCCCGCGGCTATCCTCGTCCTATTACAACGAGGCCAAGCGCTTCGTCACGCTGATCGATGCGCTTTACGAGGCCAAGGTGCGGTTGATCGCCAGCGCGGCAGATCAGCCCGAGCAGCTTTACAATGAAGGCGAAGGCAGTTTCGAATTCGAACGCACGGCCAGCCGCCTGCGCGAGATGCAGGATGCAAGCTGGGGCGCGGATCGCGCCTAA
- a CDS encoding bifunctional folylpolyglutamate synthase/dihydrofolate synthase: MTDSDAILDRLMSLHPKVIDLTLDRMHRLLAALGHPERAIPPVIHIAGTNGKGSTQAMIRAGLEAGGQRVHAYTSPHLARFHERIRLAGDLIPEADLAATLEECEAVNDGQPITFFEITTAAAFLAFSRVPADYTLLEVGLGGRLDATNVIDRPRLTVITPVSIDHTQYLGDTLEQIAAEKAGIIKRETPVIIAPQQEEALRVIENRASGLSAAIHAYGQQWMAAPDRDGMIYQDDIGVWDLPLPNLIGAHQIQNAGTALAALRQLGATDLQATAAVTQAEWPARMQRLTHGPLVDLAGAQAELWLDGGHNPAGGEALAATLAALPRRPTHLICGMLNTKDVTGYMRPLAPHAASLTAISIPGEQNTLSAAETRDFVTAAGLSARTAESPAQAIGQIVDTDPHARILICGSLYLAGRILRENG, encoded by the coding sequence ATGACTGATTCCGACGCGATCCTTGACCGGCTGATGTCGCTGCATCCCAAGGTCATCGACCTGACCCTGGACCGGATGCACCGGCTTCTGGCTGCGTTGGGCCATCCCGAACGCGCCATTCCGCCGGTCATTCACATCGCGGGCACGAATGGCAAGGGCTCGACCCAGGCGATGATCCGCGCCGGGCTGGAAGCCGGGGGACAGCGTGTCCACGCCTATACCTCGCCGCATCTGGCGCGCTTTCACGAACGCATCCGGCTGGCCGGGGATCTGATCCCCGAGGCCGATCTGGCCGCCACGCTGGAGGAATGCGAGGCCGTGAACGACGGCCAGCCGATCACCTTCTTCGAAATCACCACGGCGGCGGCCTTTCTGGCTTTCTCTCGTGTGCCGGCCGACTATACCTTGCTTGAGGTCGGGCTGGGCGGCAGGCTGGATGCGACGAATGTGATCGACAGGCCGCGACTGACGGTGATCACCCCGGTCAGCATCGACCACACGCAATATCTGGGCGATACGCTGGAACAGATCGCCGCCGAAAAGGCAGGCATCATCAAGCGCGAAACCCCCGTCATCATCGCCCCGCAACAGGAAGAGGCGCTGCGGGTCATCGAAAACCGCGCTTCGGGCCTGTCGGCAGCGATCCACGCCTATGGCCAGCAATGGATGGCCGCACCGGATCGCGACGGCATGATCTATCAGGACGATATCGGGGTCTGGGATCTGCCGCTGCCCAATCTGATCGGCGCGCATCAGATCCAGAACGCGGGCACCGCGCTGGCCGCCCTGCGGCAGTTGGGGGCGACCGATCTTCAGGCGACCGCCGCCGTGACACAGGCCGAATGGCCCGCCCGGATGCAGCGTCTGACCCATGGGCCGCTGGTCGATCTGGCGGGCGCGCAGGCCGAATTATGGCTGGATGGCGGCCATAACCCGGCCGGGGGCGAGGCCTTGGCGGCGACCCTGGCCGCCCTGCCCCGGCGTCCGACCCATCTGATCTGCGGCATGCTGAACACCAAGGACGTCACCGGCTATATGCGCCCGCTGGCGCCGCATGCGGCCAGCCTGACCGCGATCAGCATCCCGGGGGAACAGAACACGCTGTCGGCCGCGGAAACCCGTGATTTCGTCACGGCGGCCGGGCTGTCCGCGCGCACCGCCGAGTCCCCGGCGCAGGCGATCGGGCAGATCGTCGACACGGATCCGCATGCCCGCATCCTGATCTGCGGCTCGCTGTATCTGGCGGGGCGTATCCTGCGCGAGAACGGTTAG
- the accD gene encoding acetyl-CoA carboxylase, carboxyltransferase subunit beta, whose translation MNWITNYVRPRINSLFSRREVPENLWSKCPECGTMLFHRELAENLNVCTNCDHHMQISPRERFAALFDGGAFVEVKVPEPIADPLQFRDQKKYPERMKAAQKSTGEKEAMLVAEGDIGRTPIIAAAQDFSFMAGSMGMYVGNAIIAAAERAVKTNRPLVLFSAAGGARMQEGILSLMQMPRTTVAVEMLREAGLPYIVVLTHPTTGGVTASYAMLGDIQISEPNALICFAGPRVIEQTIREKLPEGFQRAEYLLEHGMLDRVTHRKDLRDELISVLRMLGNLPAPTKGDLPAPTPEELAAAAVPAEPAKAEAPAKTGG comes from the coding sequence ATGAACTGGATCACCAACTACGTCCGCCCGCGCATCAACTCACTTTTCTCGCGCCGTGAAGTGCCCGAGAATCTGTGGTCGAAATGTCCTGAATGCGGAACGATGCTGTTTCATCGCGAGCTTGCGGAAAATCTGAACGTCTGCACCAATTGCGATCACCACATGCAGATCTCGCCGCGCGAACGCTTTGCCGCGCTGTTCGATGGCGGTGCCTTTGTCGAGGTGAAGGTGCCGGAACCCATCGCCGATCCGCTGCAATTCCGTGATCAGAAGAAATATCCCGAACGGATGAAGGCCGCGCAGAAATCGACCGGCGAGAAAGAGGCGATGCTGGTGGCCGAAGGCGATATCGGCCGCACGCCCATTATTGCCGCCGCGCAGGATTTCAGCTTCATGGCCGGCTCGATGGGCATGTATGTGGGCAACGCGATCATCGCCGCCGCCGAACGTGCCGTCAAAACCAACCGCCCGCTGGTGCTGTTTTCAGCCGCCGGCGGCGCGCGGATGCAGGAAGGAATCCTGTCGCTGATGCAGATGCCGCGCACCACCGTCGCGGTCGAGATGCTGCGCGAGGCCGGATTGCCCTATATCGTCGTGCTGACCCATCCGACCACCGGCGGCGTGACCGCCAGCTATGCGATGCTGGGCGATATCCAGATTTCCGAACCCAATGCGCTGATCTGCTTTGCCGGGCCGCGCGTGATCGAACAGACCATCCGCGAAAAGCTGCCCGAGGGCTTTCAGCGCGCCGAATACCTGCTGGAACATGGCATGCTGGACCGGGTCACGCATCGCAAGGATCTGCGCGACGAACTGATCTCGGTCCTGCGGATGCTGGGCAATCTGCCCGCGCCGACCAAAGGCGATCTGCCCGCCCCCACGCCCGAGGAACTGGCCGCAGCCGCCGTTCCCGCCGAACCTGCCAAGGCAGAAGCCCCCGCCAAGACGGGCGGCTGA
- the cls gene encoding cardiolipin synthase — protein sequence MWASAFVLLHTALVWALIARVLIRPRLDPSTRLAWIMVIEAIPVFGILAYVLFGEVRMNHAEVQRMADVRDHLTGLRTASPHLVARPPQYARTVVAANAAVGGMAALSGNRITLLEETDGAIDHMVDAIDSARDHVHILFYIWLPDHSGQKVADAISRAAGRGVECRVIVDALGSRGLVRSDLWQQMQKAGAECVTAFPWGLPFVSALFRRLDLRNHRKILVVDNRIAFTGSRNCSDMAFAVKPRFAPWIDVFFTVEGPVVRQLQAVFLGDWMSYTGKDLGDMLQLVPPAGDPGEVAQVIATGPDRRAGSISDCLITMLATAEESVIITTPYYVPDVALDSAIRAAARRGVQITMILPARNDSLVVGATSEGFYYGLLAAGVRLMLYGPGLLHAKIMTVDGRMAMIGSANLDRRSFELNYEVNMCILDPGIADDLNARQASYIARSHEITLSEVRNWSLLRRLRNNLLALASPVL from the coding sequence ATGTGGGCCTCGGCTTTTGTTCTTTTGCATACGGCGCTGGTCTGGGCGCTGATCGCGCGGGTGCTGATCCGTCCGCGGCTGGACCCGTCGACCCGGCTGGCCTGGATCATGGTGATCGAGGCGATTCCCGTTTTCGGTATCCTGGCCTATGTGCTGTTCGGAGAGGTTCGCATGAACCATGCCGAGGTGCAGCGCATGGCCGATGTGCGCGATCACCTGACCGGGCTGCGCACGGCCAGCCCGCATCTGGTGGCACGCCCGCCGCAATATGCGCGCACCGTGGTGGCCGCAAATGCGGCGGTGGGCGGCATGGCGGCGCTGTCGGGCAATCGCATCACCTTGCTGGAGGAAACGGACGGCGCGATCGATCACATGGTCGATGCCATCGACAGCGCGAGGGATCACGTCCATATCCTGTTCTATATCTGGCTGCCCGACCATAGCGGCCAGAAGGTCGCCGATGCGATCAGCCGCGCCGCTGGTCGCGGGGTGGAATGTCGCGTGATCGTCGATGCGCTTGGATCGCGTGGACTTGTGCGGTCCGATCTGTGGCAGCAGATGCAGAAGGCGGGCGCGGAATGCGTGACCGCCTTTCCCTGGGGCCTGCCCTTTGTCAGCGCGCTGTTCCGCCGTCTGGACCTGCGCAATCACCGGAAAATCCTGGTTGTGGATAACCGCATCGCCTTTACCGGCAGCCGCAACTGTTCGGACATGGCCTTCGCGGTGAAGCCGCGTTTTGCGCCCTGGATCGACGTCTTTTTCACGGTCGAGGGTCCGGTGGTCCGGCAATTGCAGGCGGTCTTTCTGGGCGACTGGATGAGCTATACCGGCAAGGATCTGGGCGACATGCTGCAGCTGGTCCCGCCGGCAGGCGATCCGGGCGAAGTCGCACAGGTCATTGCCACCGGCCCGGACAGGCGTGCAGGCAGCATATCGGATTGCCTGATCACCATGCTGGCCACGGCCGAGGAAAGCGTGATCATCACCACCCCCTATTACGTGCCTGATGTCGCTTTGGATTCGGCGATCCGCGCCGCCGCACGACGCGGCGTGCAGATCACGATGATCCTGCCCGCGCGCAACGATTCCCTGGTGGTGGGCGCGACAAGCGAAGGCTTCTACTACGGGCTTCTGGCGGCAGGGGTGCGGCTGATGCTGTACGGGCCGGGGCTTTTGCATGCCAAGATCATGACCGTCGACGGCCGCATGGCGATGATCGGCAGCGCCAATCTGGACCGCCGCAGCTTCGAGCTGAATTACGAGGTCAATATGTGCATTCTGGATCCCGGCATTGCCGATGATCTGAATGCCCGGCAGGCCAGCTATATCGCCCGTTCGCACGAAATTACCTTGTCCGAGGTGCGGAATTGGAGCCTGCTGCGACGCCTGCGCAACAACCTTCTGGCGCTGGCATCGCCGGTCCTGTGA